One window of Helicoverpa zea isolate HzStark_Cry1AcR chromosome 12, ilHelZeax1.1, whole genome shotgun sequence genomic DNA carries:
- the LOC124635208 gene encoding 85/88 kDa calcium-independent phospholipase A2 isoform X2 encodes MLNSIFRGLLGTEEAPTKVIEVRSDNYISRPIHYREDSMLLYGPKNPPDGKNTKEKYYEIVLHKPFTESLHQMYSLFRAKTLESAEEKFIVYKERIPIFIKITKECTVAILQKLCDTLSEHQSWTIAHMVAHFGLSELFNDPEVQKHIDSIDPLTGATPLMVAVKSCNVRMVQSLVSLNSSLDVIDLEGNTVFHYAAASNKEIINALASKSPSSLNVYNKQGYTPLHTACLADAPDCVRALMLAGADVNLTAAKRSTSLLPGIVGDLLHDNQPKLYQQDMKHGGTPIHWAISREVIEALVDKNCDINALNFDGRTALHIMVLRGRLECAMALLSRGAEHSIGDNEGNTPLHLAVKQTNIAIVQALIVFGANLEAKNNMGNTARHILPTEMSSSNYDKILYVLHAVGARRCPPEVSGCGPGCSARGDYNGVPPPPVARSSTRDLVSQMLSVAAMERAACYDTNQKQGRLLCLDGGGIRGLVLVQVLINLEEAVGQPIIHCFDWIAGTSTGGILALALASGKSLRDCQRLYFRMKEFAFVGMRPYPSEALETILKDCLGTETVMADIEHPKLMILAVLADRKPVDLHIFRNYKSAQEILDDHNGTTSPHAEAGDQASVVSLAAPPPPAEQLVWQAARATGAAPSYFRASGRYLDGGLMGNNPTLDVLTELTELNLALRATGQHEEAKKTNLKVVVSCGTGLIPVSKLKDIDVFKPESLWDTARLAWGLSAIGGLLVDQATQSDGRVVDRARAWCSAVGVPYYRFAPQMSRDVAMDERQDDVLVTMLWEAHAYMYAHRDRVNELAALLRDDQTSKN; translated from the exons ATGCTGAATTCAA TTTTTCGTGGTCTCCTGGGCACGGAGGAAGCTCCGACCAAAGTGATAGAGGTGCGGTCAGACAACTACATTTCAAGGCCGATACACTACCGTGAAGATTCGATGTTACTATATGGACCAAAAAATCCCCCAGACGGCAAAAATACTAAAGAGAAATACTACGAAATAGTACTTCATAAACCCTTTACTGAGAGCTTACATCAGATGTACAG ccTATTTCGTGCAAAAACCTTAGAGTCAGCTGAGGAGAAATTTATAGTATATAAAGAAagaatacctatatttattaagATTACCAAAGAG TGCACAGTAGCGATACTCCAGAAGCTGTGTGACACATTATCGGAACACCAATCATGGACGATTGCTCACATGGTCGCTCACTTCGGCCTGAGCGAGCTTTTCAATGATCCTGAGGTCCAGAAACATATTGATAGCATTGATCCTTTGACTGGAGCTACACCATTAatg GTGGCTGTAAAATCATGCAATGTCCGTATGGTCCAAAGTTTAGTCTCTCTGAATTCTTCGCTCGATGTAATTGACCTTGAAGGTAACACAGTGTTCCACTATGCAGCAGCCAGCaacaaagaaattattaat GCATTGGCCAGCAAGAGCCCTTCCTCCCTCAACGTCTACAACAAGCAGGGCTACACCCCCCTCCATACAGCATGCCTGGCCGACGCGCCCGATTGCGTACGCGCACTCATGTTGGCAGGCGCCGATGTCAATCTGACAGCTGCCAAACGATCTACCAGCTTGTTACCAG GCATAGTAGGCGACTTGCTACACGACAACCAACCGAAACTATACCAACAGGACATGAAACACGGAGGCACGCCAATCCACTGGGCCATATCCCGGGAAGTCATTGAGGCACTCGTCGACAAAAACTGCGATATTAACGCTCTGAACTTCGATGGGAGGACGGCCTTACACATCATGGTGTTAAGAGGTCGTCTCGAATGCGCTATGGCGTTACTCTCAAGGGGGGCTGAACATTCTATAGGGGACAATGAAGGGAACACTCCCTTGCATTTGGCAGTTAAACAAACGAACATAGCAATAGTACAAGCGCTGATTGTTTTTGGTGCTAATTTAGAAGCAAAGAATAATATGGGCAATACGGCGAGACATATTCTGCCTACGGAGATGTCGAGCAGCAATTATGATAAGATTCTGTATGTTTTGCATGCTGTTGGTGCTAGAAG ATGTCCTCCTGAAGTATCAGGCTGTGGTCCTGGATGTTCAGCCCGAGGTGATTACAATGGAGTGCCACCTCCTCCCGTCGCCAGGAGTTCCACCAGGGACCTGGTCAGCCAGATGCTCTCCGTCGCAGCCATGGAGAGAGCTGCGTGTTACGATACTAATCAGAAGCAGGGACG GTTACTCTGCCTAGACGGTGGTGGCATTCGTGGCCTAGTATTAGTCCAAGTGCTAATAAACTTAGAAGAAGCTGTAGGCCAACCTATAATCCACTGCTTCGACTGGATAGCAGGCACCAGTACGGGAGGCATTCTGGCCTTGGCCCTAGCCAGTGGGAAGTCGCTCAGAGACTGTCAGAGACTCTACTTTAGGATGAAAGAATTCGCCTTTGTTGGCATGAGGCCTTATCCTTCGGAAGCCTTGGAAACTATACTGAAGGACTGTTTAG GTACCGAGACAGTAATGGCTGACATAGAACATCCAAAGCTGATGATCTTAGCAGTACTAGCCGATAGGAAACCAGTTGACTTACACATATTCAGGAACTACAAGTCTGCGCAAGAGATTCTTGATGACCACAATGGAACCACAA GTCCTCACGCAGAAGCCGGTGATCAGGCGTCAGTGGTATCCCTGGCGGCGCCGCCCCCGCCTGCTGAACAGTTGGTGTGGCAAGCTGCCAGGGCCACGGGTGCTGCACCCTCGTATTTTAGGGCTTCAGGCAG ATATTTAGACGGCGGTCTAATGGGTAACAACCCAACATTGGACGTGCTAACAGAGTTAACTGAACTGAATCTCGCGCTGAGAGCTACGGGACAACATGAAGAGGCTAAGAAGACTAATCTTAAAGTAGTCGTGTCTTGTGGTACAG GTCTAATTCCAGTATCGAAGTTAAAAGACATAGATGTGTTCAAACCAGAGAGTTTGTGGGACACTGCGCGACTGGCTTGGGGACTATCAGCCATCGGAGGTCTACTGGTCGACCAG GCGACTCAGTCAGACGGCCGCGTGGTGGACCGGGCCCGGGCGTGGTGCAGCGCGGTGGGGGTGCCGTACTACCGCTTCGCGCCGCAGATGTCGCGCGACGTGGCGATGGACGAGCGGCAGGACGACGTGCTCGTCACCATGCTGTGGGAGGCGCATGCCTACATGTACGCGCACAGGGACAGGGTCAATGAACTCGCTGCCTTGCTTCGGGATGAcc AAACATCTAAAAATTGA
- the LOC124635333 gene encoding islet cell autoantigen 1: MMQHQYWVTKKTVLKKLGTKEDECIVASDAELDAKLELFRSISDSCLQLQRVLDQYQERLCILAQEENSLGKFLRDAGKSADASGKHMISAGKAISYSGQQRLSVRGPLLRLYHEVETFRGRAVSDMRATVSAMEKARIEYRAALSWMKSTSAQLDPDTGRGLDNFRKAQRQVRESKKLFDKLTLDVLQKIDLLAAARCNMFSHVLSNYQGSFVTFATKVAQTLVATADTMNAAPQYEFCILKELSQNLGEGDAKQDVVPQDKDQMLFFQDEFKDENQENSSKPKVQNAKPKTDNEEEKQPSSEKEAKPSTSLNLIDTSYMESELNSSNAGILSELAGLQLDCGDPQGGFGTFLPSQLLQNSSSLLQGPMAPVSSNNNQAPKSPQNVSKPSPSTTIPKKEDKAAWFKLFAELDPLANPDNLPGSNSNHSHAA; the protein is encoded by the exons ATGATGCAACATCAGTACTGGGTAACTAAAAAGACTGTGCTAAAAAAACTAGGAACCAAAGAAGATGAGTGTATTGTTGCGTCCGATGCCGAGCTTGATGCTAAATTGGAATTATTTCGATCAATATCAGACAGCTGCTTACAATTACAGCGAGTTTTGGACCAATATCAGGAAAGATTATGTATTTTGGCTCAAGAGGAGAATTCTTTAGGAAAATTCTTGCGCGATGCGGGGAAAAGTGCGGACGCATCCGGTAAACACATGATATCTGCGGGCAAAGCAATATCCTATTCAGGACAACAGCGGTTATCAGTGCGGGGGCCGCTTTTGAGGCTTTATCATGAAGTGGAGACGTTTCGAGGTCGCGCCGTGAGTGATATGCGGGCGACTGTATCGGCTATGGAGAAGGCTCGAATCGAGTACCGCGCTGCCCTAAGCTGGATGAAATCGACAAGCGCTCAGCTAGACCCCGATACAGGACGCGGCCTTGACAACTTCCGAAAGGCGCAGCGACAAGTACGCGAGAGTAAAAAACTCTTTGATAAACTGACACTGGATGTTCTGCAAAAA ATTGACCTTTTAGCTGCAGCAAGGTGCAACATGTTTTCCCATGTTCTATCAAACTACCAAGGTTCTTTTGTAACTTTTGCTACTAAAGTAGCTCAAACACTGGTAGCTACCGCGGACACTATGAATGCAGCACCACAGTACGAGTTTTGTATACTGAAGGAATTGTCCCAGAATTTGGGTGAGGGAGATGCCAAGCAAGATGTGGTGCCGCAGGATAAAGACCAGATGCTGTTCTTCCAG GATGAATTCAAGGACGAAAATCAAGAAAACAGTAGCAAACCGAAAGTCCAAAACGCAAAACCTAAAACTGACAACGAAGAAGAGAAACAACCGTCCAGTGAGAAAGAAGCTAAGCCAAGCACATCATTGAACCTTATTGACACAAGCTATATGGAATCTGAGTTGAACAGCAGTAATGCGGGCATACTGTCTGAATTAGCTGGCCTGCAGTTGGACTGCGGTGACCCACAAGGAGGTTTTGGTACATTTTTACCTTCACAGTTGTTACAG AATTCATCCAGCTTACTGCAAGGTCCAATGGCTCCTGTCAGCAGCAACAACAATCAGGCACCAAAATCTCCTCAGAATGTCTCCAAGCCAAGTCCAAGTACCACCATCCCAAAAAAAGAGGACAAAGCTGCATGGTTCAAACTTTTTGCTGAATTAGATCCCCTCGCTAACCCCGATAACCTACCCGGATCAAACTCTAACCACAGCCATGCGGCTTAA
- the LOC124635208 gene encoding 85/88 kDa calcium-independent phospholipase A2 isoform X1: MLNSIFRGLLGTEEAPTKVIEVRSDNYISRPIHYREDSMLLYGPKNPPDGKNTKEKYYEIVLHKPFTESLHQMYSLFRAKTLESAEEKFIVYKERIPIFIKITKECTVAILQKLCDTLSEHQSWTIAHMVAHFGLSELFNDPEVQKHIDSIDPLTGATPLMVAVKSCNVRMVQSLVSLNSSLDVIDLEGNTVFHYAAASNKEIINALASKSPSSLNVYNKQGYTPLHTACLADAPDCVRALMLAGADVNLTAAKRSTSLLPARADSSMTAFRKSATILSGIVGDLLHDNQPKLYQQDMKHGGTPIHWAISREVIEALVDKNCDINALNFDGRTALHIMVLRGRLECAMALLSRGAEHSIGDNEGNTPLHLAVKQTNIAIVQALIVFGANLEAKNNMGNTARHILPTEMSSSNYDKILYVLHAVGARRCPPEVSGCGPGCSARGDYNGVPPPPVARSSTRDLVSQMLSVAAMERAACYDTNQKQGRLLCLDGGGIRGLVLVQVLINLEEAVGQPIIHCFDWIAGTSTGGILALALASGKSLRDCQRLYFRMKEFAFVGMRPYPSEALETILKDCLGTETVMADIEHPKLMILAVLADRKPVDLHIFRNYKSAQEILDDHNGTTSPHAEAGDQASVVSLAAPPPPAEQLVWQAARATGAAPSYFRASGRYLDGGLMGNNPTLDVLTELTELNLALRATGQHEEAKKTNLKVVVSCGTGLIPVSKLKDIDVFKPESLWDTARLAWGLSAIGGLLVDQATQSDGRVVDRARAWCSAVGVPYYRFAPQMSRDVAMDERQDDVLVTMLWEAHAYMYAHRDRVNELAALLRDDQTSKN; this comes from the exons ATGCTGAATTCAA TTTTTCGTGGTCTCCTGGGCACGGAGGAAGCTCCGACCAAAGTGATAGAGGTGCGGTCAGACAACTACATTTCAAGGCCGATACACTACCGTGAAGATTCGATGTTACTATATGGACCAAAAAATCCCCCAGACGGCAAAAATACTAAAGAGAAATACTACGAAATAGTACTTCATAAACCCTTTACTGAGAGCTTACATCAGATGTACAG ccTATTTCGTGCAAAAACCTTAGAGTCAGCTGAGGAGAAATTTATAGTATATAAAGAAagaatacctatatttattaagATTACCAAAGAG TGCACAGTAGCGATACTCCAGAAGCTGTGTGACACATTATCGGAACACCAATCATGGACGATTGCTCACATGGTCGCTCACTTCGGCCTGAGCGAGCTTTTCAATGATCCTGAGGTCCAGAAACATATTGATAGCATTGATCCTTTGACTGGAGCTACACCATTAatg GTGGCTGTAAAATCATGCAATGTCCGTATGGTCCAAAGTTTAGTCTCTCTGAATTCTTCGCTCGATGTAATTGACCTTGAAGGTAACACAGTGTTCCACTATGCAGCAGCCAGCaacaaagaaattattaat GCATTGGCCAGCAAGAGCCCTTCCTCCCTCAACGTCTACAACAAGCAGGGCTACACCCCCCTCCATACAGCATGCCTGGCCGACGCGCCCGATTGCGTACGCGCACTCATGTTGGCAGGCGCCGATGTCAATCTGACAGCTGCCAAACGATCTACCAGCTTGTTACCAG CTCGTGCCGATAGCAGCATGACGGCTTTTAGAAAATCTGCTACAATACTGTCAG GCATAGTAGGCGACTTGCTACACGACAACCAACCGAAACTATACCAACAGGACATGAAACACGGAGGCACGCCAATCCACTGGGCCATATCCCGGGAAGTCATTGAGGCACTCGTCGACAAAAACTGCGATATTAACGCTCTGAACTTCGATGGGAGGACGGCCTTACACATCATGGTGTTAAGAGGTCGTCTCGAATGCGCTATGGCGTTACTCTCAAGGGGGGCTGAACATTCTATAGGGGACAATGAAGGGAACACTCCCTTGCATTTGGCAGTTAAACAAACGAACATAGCAATAGTACAAGCGCTGATTGTTTTTGGTGCTAATTTAGAAGCAAAGAATAATATGGGCAATACGGCGAGACATATTCTGCCTACGGAGATGTCGAGCAGCAATTATGATAAGATTCTGTATGTTTTGCATGCTGTTGGTGCTAGAAG ATGTCCTCCTGAAGTATCAGGCTGTGGTCCTGGATGTTCAGCCCGAGGTGATTACAATGGAGTGCCACCTCCTCCCGTCGCCAGGAGTTCCACCAGGGACCTGGTCAGCCAGATGCTCTCCGTCGCAGCCATGGAGAGAGCTGCGTGTTACGATACTAATCAGAAGCAGGGACG GTTACTCTGCCTAGACGGTGGTGGCATTCGTGGCCTAGTATTAGTCCAAGTGCTAATAAACTTAGAAGAAGCTGTAGGCCAACCTATAATCCACTGCTTCGACTGGATAGCAGGCACCAGTACGGGAGGCATTCTGGCCTTGGCCCTAGCCAGTGGGAAGTCGCTCAGAGACTGTCAGAGACTCTACTTTAGGATGAAAGAATTCGCCTTTGTTGGCATGAGGCCTTATCCTTCGGAAGCCTTGGAAACTATACTGAAGGACTGTTTAG GTACCGAGACAGTAATGGCTGACATAGAACATCCAAAGCTGATGATCTTAGCAGTACTAGCCGATAGGAAACCAGTTGACTTACACATATTCAGGAACTACAAGTCTGCGCAAGAGATTCTTGATGACCACAATGGAACCACAA GTCCTCACGCAGAAGCCGGTGATCAGGCGTCAGTGGTATCCCTGGCGGCGCCGCCCCCGCCTGCTGAACAGTTGGTGTGGCAAGCTGCCAGGGCCACGGGTGCTGCACCCTCGTATTTTAGGGCTTCAGGCAG ATATTTAGACGGCGGTCTAATGGGTAACAACCCAACATTGGACGTGCTAACAGAGTTAACTGAACTGAATCTCGCGCTGAGAGCTACGGGACAACATGAAGAGGCTAAGAAGACTAATCTTAAAGTAGTCGTGTCTTGTGGTACAG GTCTAATTCCAGTATCGAAGTTAAAAGACATAGATGTGTTCAAACCAGAGAGTTTGTGGGACACTGCGCGACTGGCTTGGGGACTATCAGCCATCGGAGGTCTACTGGTCGACCAG GCGACTCAGTCAGACGGCCGCGTGGTGGACCGGGCCCGGGCGTGGTGCAGCGCGGTGGGGGTGCCGTACTACCGCTTCGCGCCGCAGATGTCGCGCGACGTGGCGATGGACGAGCGGCAGGACGACGTGCTCGTCACCATGCTGTGGGAGGCGCATGCCTACATGTACGCGCACAGGGACAGGGTCAATGAACTCGCTGCCTTGCTTCGGGATGAcc AAACATCTAAAAATTGA
- the LOC124635210 gene encoding putative nuclease HARBI1, with amino-acid sequence MTFSFFRSCCVLNNYIPISMAMDIFETLEDEFDEYFDRLTIPRKTPVYRERINYMETLDETDFRARFRLTKKAVMFVYSIIEKAISVPTERNLAIKPINRLLLTLRFYATGSFLTVVGDFSGVSKASASRFVYLVSQAIARLRGLFIKFPSNTEDIQQEFFNIAKFPRLIGAIDCTHVPIKSPGGNNAEEWRNRKSQFSFNVQTVVSAKLRILDIVARWPGAAHDQTIFNNSFIKQRLQNGEFRNCVIVGDRGYENTSYLLTPLQTPMTPAEHLYNESQIRSRNVVERTYGVWKNRFPILSKKILLSVSRVQAVIVACAVLHNIAIDMRDDHFEAIYPVGEPDEHDVVNQSSLENVGDATVRSNLINDYFGSLL; translated from the exons AtgacattttctttctttcgttCGTGTTGTGTTTTAAacaattatatacctatttcaatGGCAATGGACATTTTTGAGACTCTTGAAGATGAGTTTGATGAATATTTCGATAGACTCACAATACCACGCAAGACTCCAGTGTATCGGGAAAGAATAAACTATATGGAGACATTAGACGAAACGGACTTCAGGGCGCGCTTCAGACTCACTAAGAAAGCTGTGATGTTTGTGTATTCAATTATTGAGAAAGCAATATCTGTCCCTACAGAAAG GAATTTGGCTATAAAGCCAATTAATCGTCTACTGTTAACATTGAGGTTTTACGCGACGGGAAGCTTTCTTACAGTAGTAGGTGATTTCTCTGGTGTAAGCAAAGCTTCTGCCAGTCGCTTTGTCTACCTGGTTTCACAAGCTATTGCACGATTGCGTGGGTTGTTTATCAAATTCCCAAGCAACACTGAAGACATACAGCAAGAGTTTTTCAATATAGCTAAATTCCCAAGGCTTATTGGTGCTATCGATTGTACCCATGTACCCATAAAATCTCCAg gTGGAAACAATGCAGAAGAATGGAGAAACAGGAaatcacaattttcttttaatgtgCAAACTGTAGTGAGTGCAAAGTTAAGGATCTTGGACATAGTGGCTAGATGGCCAGGAGCAGCTCATgatcaaacaatatttaataattcttttataaaGCAACGACTTCAAAATGGAGAATTTAGAAACTGTGTAATTGTTGGTGATAGAGGATATGAAAATACTTCATACCTACTTACTCCACTACAAACTCCTATGACTCCAGCAGAACATCTGTATAATGAATCCCAAATAAGAAGCAGAAATGTAGTAGAAAGAACCTATGGGGTTTGGAAAAACAGATTccctattttatcaaaaaaaattttgctATCTGTATCTCGTGTACAGGCTGTAATAGTGGCATGTGCAGTGTTGCACAATATTGCAATAGATATGCGAGATGACCATTTTGAAGCCATTTACCCCGTGGGTGAGCCAGATGAACACGATGTTGTGAATCAAAGTAGTCTAGAAAATGTGGGGGATGCAACAGTgcgaagtaatttaattaatgattattttggtTCATTACTATAA
- the LOC124635211 gene encoding uncharacterized protein LOC124635211 isoform X2 gives MTSKRERSVNFSREEVELLTSLVAQHKSILENKKSDAVTWNEKEQCWKTLEALFNSKSGTNYRSAKTLKAKYEGIKRNTRKKSALIRAETYRTGGGPSAAPPLTPVEEKVKDMILLSVDGIESEFDSDHVDPIQIDTVCPPPTPSTSNQLTQNIEMIIADNNCVQVDTNIEHHMSQSTQNDDSDEEGHSRRKISQYTTPKKVANDEKWTNWKPKSLRSKKHPALSAEKMKRPFERVADAKLEIADLQKKILEEEFLNKRKQWAFEEEEREHKREMWALEKKYFLNKFEK, from the exons atgacATCAAAACGTGAACGAAGCGTTAACTTCAGCCGGGAAGAAGTTGAGCTTCTAACTTCACTCGTTGCTCAACATAAAAGcattttagaaaataagaaaagtgATGCAGTCACATGGAATGAAAAAGAACAGTGCTGGAAGACATTGGAGGCACTATTTAATAGCAAAAGCGGTACTAATTATCGTAGTGCCAAAACATTAAAAGCGAAATACGAaggaataaaaagaaataccagGAAAAAGTCTGCTCTAATACGTGCCGAAACGTATCGCACGGGAGGTGGACCTAGTGCTGCTCCTCCTCTGACGCCAGTAGAAGAAAAAGTGAAAGACATGATACTGTTGTCTGTAGATGGAATCGAAAGTGAATTTGATTCTGATCATGTTG ATCCTATACAAATAGACACAGTATGTCCTCCACCAACACCTTCCACATCCAACCAATTAACACAAAACATTGAAATGATTATTGCAGACAATAACTGTGTCCAAGTGGATACCAATATAGAGCATCACATGA GTCAGTCTACACAAAATGATGACTCTGATGAGGAAGGGCATTCCAGAAGAAAGATAA gtcaATATACTACACCCAAAAAAGTTGCCAATGATGAGAAGTGGACTAATTGGAAGCCAAAATCTCTGCGCTCCAAAAAACATCCTGCCTTAT CTGCTGAGAAGATGAAAAGGCCATTCGAAAGAGTAGCTGATGCAAAATTAGAGATTGCAGATTTACAGAAGAAGATTCTGGAGGAAGAattcttaaataaaagaaagcaaTGGGCCTTTGAAGAGGAAGAAAGGGAGCACAAAAGAGAAATGTGGgcgttggaaaaaaaatactttttaaataaatttgaaaaataa
- the LOC124635211 gene encoding uncharacterized protein LOC124635211 isoform X1, whose amino-acid sequence MTSKRERSVNFSREEVELLTSLVAQHKSILENKKSDAVTWNEKEQCWKTLEALFNSKSGTNYRSAKTLKAKYEGIKRNTRKKSALIRAETYRTGGGPSAAPPLTPVEEKVKDMILLSVDGIESEFDSDHVDPIQIDTVCPPPTPSTSNQLTQNIEMIIADNNCVQVDTNIEHHMTEGQSTQNDDSDEEGHSRRKISQYTTPKKVANDEKWTNWKPKSLRSKKHPALSAEKMKRPFERVADAKLEIADLQKKILEEEFLNKRKQWAFEEEEREHKREMWALEKKYFLNKFEK is encoded by the exons atgacATCAAAACGTGAACGAAGCGTTAACTTCAGCCGGGAAGAAGTTGAGCTTCTAACTTCACTCGTTGCTCAACATAAAAGcattttagaaaataagaaaagtgATGCAGTCACATGGAATGAAAAAGAACAGTGCTGGAAGACATTGGAGGCACTATTTAATAGCAAAAGCGGTACTAATTATCGTAGTGCCAAAACATTAAAAGCGAAATACGAaggaataaaaagaaataccagGAAAAAGTCTGCTCTAATACGTGCCGAAACGTATCGCACGGGAGGTGGACCTAGTGCTGCTCCTCCTCTGACGCCAGTAGAAGAAAAAGTGAAAGACATGATACTGTTGTCTGTAGATGGAATCGAAAGTGAATTTGATTCTGATCATGTTG ATCCTATACAAATAGACACAGTATGTCCTCCACCAACACCTTCCACATCCAACCAATTAACACAAAACATTGAAATGATTATTGCAGACAATAACTGTGTCCAAGTGGATACCAATATAGAGCATCACATGA CTGAAGGTCAGTCTACACAAAATGATGACTCTGATGAGGAAGGGCATTCCAGAAGAAAGATAA gtcaATATACTACACCCAAAAAAGTTGCCAATGATGAGAAGTGGACTAATTGGAAGCCAAAATCTCTGCGCTCCAAAAAACATCCTGCCTTAT CTGCTGAGAAGATGAAAAGGCCATTCGAAAGAGTAGCTGATGCAAAATTAGAGATTGCAGATTTACAGAAGAAGATTCTGGAGGAAGAattcttaaataaaagaaagcaaTGGGCCTTTGAAGAGGAAGAAAGGGAGCACAAAAGAGAAATGTGGgcgttggaaaaaaaatactttttaaataaatttgaaaaataa